One Halalkalicoccus tibetensis genomic region harbors:
- a CDS encoding alpha/beta hydrolase encodes MESYEEWTAAQESETVSVDGHGLEMAYRDEGSGGEGGGPLVFLHGIPTNSYLWREVAPAFEDERRVIVPDMVGYGSSDMHDGFDRSIRAQEIAVEDLLSGLGIDSCTFVGHDLGGGVGLRLAAHRPDLVEELVLSNAVAYDSWPVQFVTDMGLPSFPRENEPEEVRETLGETFRQGVYGEADDAFVEGMVEPWASEEGAVSLSRAASATNTNHTTEIDPSTIEAGTLLLWGAEDEFQPIEYAERLAEDVDESELVALDEAYHWVVEDRPEAYREHLREFLDG; translated from the coding sequence ATGGAGTCCTACGAGGAGTGGACCGCGGCCCAGGAGTCCGAAACGGTGAGCGTCGACGGCCACGGGCTCGAGATGGCCTACCGCGACGAGGGTTCCGGGGGCGAAGGGGGCGGGCCCCTGGTCTTCCTACACGGGATCCCGACGAACTCCTATCTGTGGCGCGAGGTCGCGCCCGCCTTCGAGGACGAGCGTCGCGTGATCGTCCCGGACATGGTCGGCTACGGGAGCTCGGACATGCACGACGGCTTCGACCGCTCGATCCGCGCCCAGGAGATCGCGGTCGAGGACCTGCTTTCCGGGCTGGGGATCGACTCGTGTACGTTCGTCGGCCACGACCTGGGTGGCGGGGTCGGCCTCCGGCTCGCGGCCCACCGGCCCGACCTGGTCGAGGAGCTGGTGCTTTCCAATGCGGTGGCCTACGACTCCTGGCCGGTCCAGTTCGTCACCGACATGGGGCTGCCGTCGTTCCCCCGCGAGAACGAGCCCGAGGAGGTGCGCGAAACGCTCGGTGAGACCTTCAGGCAAGGTGTCTACGGCGAGGCCGACGACGCCTTCGTCGAGGGGATGGTCGAGCCGTGGGCCAGCGAGGAGGGAGCCGTCTCTTTGTCGCGGGCGGCAAGCGCGACCAACACCAACCATACGACCGAGATCGATCCCTCGACGATCGAGGCCGGGACGCTGCTTCTGTGGGGCGCGGAGGACGAGTTCCAGCCGATCGAGTACGCAGAGCGCCTCGCGGAGGACGTCGACGAAAGCGAGCTCGTCGCGCTCGATGAGGCCTATCACTGGGTGGTCGAGGACCGCCCCGAGGCCTACCGCGAGCATCTCCGGGAGTTCCTCGACGGATAG
- a CDS encoding FAD binding domain-containing protein: MVDGLSVIVSGGSMGGLFAALALGEAGHSVDVFERAAGELEGRGAGIVAQPSMLDYLERRGIACRGGYTLTTHRREYLNRDGSLREARSDSMTFTGWDTLYRRLRDAVVEGRYHEGHVVGFERDGEEVVVRFADGSERRADLLVIAEGGRSETREALLPDVSPEYAGYVAWRGLIGERDVPSDLIERFEDTFVFFEGERQLILGYLIPGPDGETGRGERRLNWVWYDDVRDRERLDELLTDSQGTERDFSVAPGDLRGEVERDLRRAAEEEFPDPFSRLVGETREPFVQTIYDLSAPEMAFGRVCLLGDAAFVARPHTAAGTAKAAADAIGLGAALDGSDPVTALGDWERERLAAGRRLVREGIRMGEGYMG; this comes from the coding sequence ATGGTCGACGGGCTCTCGGTGATCGTCTCGGGCGGGTCGATGGGCGGGCTGTTCGCCGCGCTCGCGCTCGGCGAGGCCGGCCACTCGGTCGACGTCTTCGAGCGTGCGGCCGGCGAGCTGGAGGGCCGCGGGGCGGGCATCGTCGCCCAGCCGTCCATGCTCGACTATCTCGAGAGGCGGGGAATCGCGTGCCGCGGGGGGTACACCCTCACGACCCACCGGCGGGAGTACCTGAACCGCGACGGGAGCCTTCGCGAGGCACGGAGCGACTCGATGACGTTCACCGGCTGGGATACGCTCTACCGCCGGCTTCGGGACGCGGTCGTAGAGGGTCGCTACCACGAGGGACACGTGGTCGGGTTCGAACGCGACGGCGAGGAAGTCGTGGTTCGGTTCGCGGACGGGTCCGAACGCCGGGCGGACCTGCTGGTCATCGCCGAGGGCGGGCGCTCGGAGACCCGCGAAGCGCTCCTCCCGGACGTTTCGCCGGAGTACGCCGGCTACGTCGCCTGGCGGGGGTTGATCGGCGAGCGTGACGTTCCATCGGATCTGATCGAGCGCTTCGAGGACACGTTCGTCTTCTTCGAGGGCGAGCGCCAGCTGATCCTGGGCTACCTGATCCCCGGCCCCGACGGCGAAACGGGGAGGGGCGAACGCCGGCTCAACTGGGTCTGGTACGACGACGTGCGCGACCGGGAGCGACTGGACGAGCTTCTGACCGACTCCCAGGGGACCGAACGCGACTTCTCGGTCGCGCCCGGCGACCTCCGAGGGGAGGTCGAACGCGATCTCCGGAGGGCCGCTGAGGAGGAGTTTCCCGACCCGTTCTCCCGGCTGGTCGGGGAAACTCGGGAACCGTTCGTCCAGACGATCTACGACCTTTCCGCACCTGAGATGGCCTTCGGGAGGGTCTGTCTGTTGGGCGACGCGGCGTTCGTCGCCCGGCCGCACACCGCCGCGGGTACCGCGAAGGCCGCGGCCGACGCGATCGGGCTCGGTGCGGCGCTGGACGGGAGCGATCCCGTGACGGCGCTCGGCGACTGGGAACGAGAGCGCTTGGCGGCCGGTCGACGGCTGGTCCGGGAGGGAATCCGGATGGGCGAGGGCTACATGGGGTGA
- a CDS encoding ABC transporter permease, giving the protein MSWQAIARKDFADSIRSWWVLALSALFVVVFVVPAYFIGRESDVIADQVGAETITSDAFVNLLSSFVAFLIPIVAIVLAYAAVAGERDSGTLKLLLALPHSRRDVVLGKVIGRSAVIVLPILVGFLAAAIVFLITPVSLEVGNFVAFALLSALLGVVFVCLAVGISAAAGTRRRAMLGNVGVYVTFALFWASFAEGLVSLLDEYTDVGFGALVELQLATRLLNPVDAYQSLAAILWTGDELGARVALFDGFVGQFYAQELDPLAWYFSDPVVALLFLAWLVVPPVLGYLIFRDADL; this is encoded by the coding sequence ATGAGCTGGCAGGCGATCGCCCGCAAGGACTTCGCGGACTCGATCCGCTCGTGGTGGGTGCTCGCGCTGTCGGCGCTGTTCGTCGTCGTCTTCGTTGTCCCCGCGTACTTCATCGGCCGCGAGAGCGACGTGATCGCCGACCAGGTCGGCGCCGAGACGATCACCTCCGACGCGTTCGTCAACCTGTTGTCGTCGTTCGTCGCCTTCCTCATCCCGATCGTCGCGATCGTGCTCGCCTACGCCGCGGTCGCGGGCGAGCGCGACTCGGGGACGCTGAAGCTGCTGCTCGCGCTGCCCCACTCCCGGCGGGACGTCGTCCTCGGGAAGGTGATCGGGCGCAGCGCCGTGATCGTCCTACCCATTCTGGTCGGTTTCCTCGCGGCGGCGATTGTCTTCCTGATCACGCCCGTGAGCCTCGAGGTCGGCAACTTCGTCGCCTTCGCGCTGCTGTCGGCGCTGTTGGGCGTCGTGTTCGTCTGTCTCGCGGTCGGGATCAGCGCGGCCGCGGGCACCCGACGGCGGGCCATGCTCGGCAACGTCGGCGTCTACGTCACCTTCGCGCTGTTCTGGGCGAGCTTCGCCGAGGGGCTGGTCAGCCTGCTCGACGAGTACACCGACGTCGGCTTCGGCGCGCTCGTCGAGCTCCAGCTCGCGACGCGGCTTCTCAACCCGGTCGACGCCTATCAGTCGCTCGCGGCGATCCTCTGGACGGGCGACGAGTTGGGCGCGCGCGTCGCGCTGTTCGACGGGTTCGTCGGCCAGTTCTACGCCCAGGAGCTCGACCCCCTCGCGTGGTACTTCTCGGATCCGGTCGTCGCCCTCCTCTTCCTCGCGTGGCTGGTCGTCCCGCCCGTGCTGGGCTATCTCATCTTCCGGGACGCCGATCTCTGA
- a CDS encoding ribonucleotide-diphosphate reductase subunit beta: MPIINNQGHHDPNKILPIDYDWAREYYKAGVANNWTPEEVPMADDVHQWENHEFSSEERQLVEWNLGFFSTAESLTANNIVLAVYDYVTAPECRQYLLRQAYEEAIHTDTFIYCCDSLGFDPEYMYGMYDRIPAIEAKDEFVVDLTQVIDDPTFEIESEEDVREFLRDLVGFYVIMEGIFFYAGFAMMLGLKRQGKMVGVGEQFEYIMRDESLHLNFGVDLIETIRDENPGVWTEEFEAEIEGLIRESVELERRYAREACPEEVLGMGPEQFAEYVEYVADRRLDQLGMEPVYDTDNPFPWMAEQVDLNKEKNFFETNVAEYQSGGSLEW, from the coding sequence ATGCCGATCATCAACAACCAGGGCCACCACGACCCCAACAAGATCCTGCCGATCGACTACGACTGGGCCCGCGAGTACTACAAGGCCGGCGTCGCCAACAACTGGACTCCCGAGGAGGTGCCGATGGCCGACGACGTCCACCAGTGGGAGAACCACGAGTTCAGTAGTGAAGAACGACAGCTCGTCGAGTGGAACCTCGGCTTCTTCTCGACCGCCGAATCGCTGACCGCCAACAACATCGTTCTCGCGGTCTACGACTACGTCACCGCCCCCGAGTGTCGCCAGTACCTGCTGCGCCAGGCCTACGAGGAGGCGATCCACACGGACACGTTCATCTACTGCTGTGACTCGCTGGGGTTCGATCCCGAGTACATGTACGGGATGTACGACCGCATCCCCGCGATCGAGGCCAAGGACGAGTTCGTCGTCGACCTCACGCAGGTGATCGACGACCCGACCTTCGAGATCGAGAGCGAGGAGGACGTTCGGGAGTTCCTCCGGGATCTCGTCGGCTTCTACGTCATCATGGAGGGGATCTTCTTCTACGCGGGCTTCGCGATGATGCTGGGGCTCAAACGTCAAGGAAAGATGGTCGGCGTCGGCGAGCAGTTCGAGTACATCATGCGCGACGAGTCGCTGCATCTGAACTTCGGGGTCGACCTGATCGAGACGATCCGCGACGAGAACCCGGGGGTCTGGACCGAGGAGTTCGAGGCCGAGATCGAGGGGCTGATCCGCGAGTCCGTCGAGCTCGAGCGCCGGTACGCCCGCGAGGCCTGCCCCGAGGAGGTCCTCGGCATGGGACCCGAACAGTTCGCGGAGTACGTCGAGTACGTCGCCGACAGGCGCCTCGACCAGCTCGGGATGGAGCCGGTCTACGACACCGACAACCCGTTCCCGTGGATGGCCGAACAGGTCGACCTGAACAAGGAGAAGAACTTCTTCGAGACCAACGTCGCGGAGTACCAGTCGGGCGGCTCGCTCGAGTGGTGA
- a CDS encoding ABC transporter ATP-binding protein, giving the protein MTAIELRGVTKRYDDGGLGSSEEVVAVDDLDLEVRDGEVFGFLGPNGAGKSTTINMILDFVHPTEGSIEVLGHDAHADSVRVRERTGVLPEGFDVYDRLSGRKHVEFAIESKGTSENPDALLERVGIADAADRKAGGYSKGMTQRLALAMALVGEPDLLILDEPSTGLDPNGALEMREIVRQEVDRGATVFFSSHILGQVEAVCDRVGILRGGELVAEDSVEGLREAAGTDATLRISVGELPSRAVDRVRALEGVSGVEQNGSALRVSVDDASKTTVLSTLEEEGAEVRDFETEEASLEDLFRSYTEGAA; this is encoded by the coding sequence ATGACCGCGATCGAGCTACGGGGCGTCACGAAACGGTACGACGACGGGGGGCTCGGCTCCTCCGAGGAGGTCGTCGCCGTCGACGACCTCGACCTCGAGGTCCGGGACGGCGAGGTCTTCGGCTTTCTCGGACCCAACGGCGCGGGCAAGTCGACGACGATCAACATGATCCTCGACTTCGTCCACCCGACCGAGGGGAGCATCGAGGTGCTGGGCCACGACGCCCACGCCGACAGCGTCCGGGTCCGCGAGCGCACCGGCGTCCTCCCCGAGGGGTTCGACGTCTACGACCGCCTTTCGGGCCGGAAACACGTCGAGTTCGCGATCGAGTCGAAGGGAACGAGTGAGAACCCCGACGCGCTGCTCGAGCGCGTGGGGATCGCCGACGCCGCCGATCGCAAGGCCGGGGGCTACTCGAAGGGGATGACCCAGCGGCTCGCGCTCGCGATGGCGCTGGTCGGCGAGCCCGACCTCCTCATCCTGGACGAACCCTCGACCGGGCTCGACCCCAACGGCGCCCTCGAGATGCGCGAGATCGTTCGCCAGGAGGTCGACCGCGGCGCGACGGTGTTCTTCTCCTCGCACATCCTCGGGCAGGTCGAGGCCGTCTGTGACCGGGTCGGGATCCTCCGGGGGGGTGAGCTGGTCGCCGAGGACAGCGTCGAGGGGTTGCGCGAGGCCGCCGGGACCGACGCCACCCTCCGGATCTCGGTCGGCGAGCTTCCCTCGCGGGCCGTCGACCGCGTGCGCGCGCTCGAGGGCGTCTCGGGGGTCGAGCAGAACGGCTCGGCCCTCCGGGTGTCGGTCGACGACGCCTCGAAGACGACCGTGTTGAGCACCCTCGAGGAGGAGGGCGCGGAGGTCCGTGACTTCGAGACCGAGGAGGCCTCGCTCGAGGACCTCTTCCGGTCCTACACGGAGGGTGCGGCATGA
- a CDS encoding acyl-CoA thioesterase yields the protein MAVPVSDRVSLADSHTEMSEILMPNHTNNLGRALGGSVLHWMDICGAISGRRFAKRQVVTASMDHVDFLGEIELGDIVVVEGYVFDTGRTSMDVKVDVRAERPSEGERRDTASSFFTFVALDDEESPTAVPDLACPTDEQAELRDLALERRRERRERLARE from the coding sequence ATGGCAGTCCCCGTCTCTGACCGGGTCTCGCTCGCGGACTCCCACACGGAGATGAGCGAGATCCTCATGCCGAACCACACGAACAACCTCGGGCGGGCGCTCGGGGGGTCGGTGCTCCACTGGATGGACATCTGTGGGGCGATCTCGGGCAGGCGGTTCGCGAAGCGCCAGGTCGTCACCGCCTCGATGGACCACGTCGACTTCCTGGGGGAGATCGAGCTCGGCGACATCGTCGTCGTCGAGGGCTACGTCTTCGATACCGGGCGGACGAGCATGGACGTCAAGGTCGACGTGCGGGCCGAACGGCCCAGCGAGGGCGAACGCCGCGACACCGCGAGCTCGTTTTTCACCTTCGTCGCGCTCGACGACGAGGAGTCGCCGACGGCGGTCCCCGATCTCGCCTGCCCGACCGACGAGCAGGCCGAACTCCGCGATCTGGCGCTCGAACGGCGTCGCGAACGGCGCGAGCGCCTCGCCCGGGAGTAG
- a CDS encoding excinuclease ABC subunit C, translating to MDGAELRDRAATLPREPGVYQFLADGTTLYVGKAVDLRSRVRSYADPRSERIRRMVRGAEAIDFAVTDTETQALLLEANLIKRHQPRYNVRLKDDKSYPLVQLTDHEFPRIEITRDPDPAATAFGPFTNKGVVEVVVKALREVYGVRGCSDHKFSGRKRPCLDHDIGLCTAPCTGEIGREAYVEDVESVKRFFAGETGVLADPLRRRMERAAQEQSFERAASLRDRLEAVEGFHEGRGEAISDATDARHVDVLGVATEGERAIVARLQGEGGQLVDRDRHHLSIPDAEDGHAGVLAAFIAQYYAERDLPEAILLPEDPADAELRGWLESEGVDLRVPGAGREATLVDLAIKNARRGDYSDDPVSALAEALSMPRPERIEGFDVSHAQGKAAVGSDVLFVGGESDTSGYRRKKLEERNDDYANMRALVRWRALRAVEGRDDRPDPDLLLIDGGEGQLDAAREAMREVGWDVPAVGLAKAEELVITPEGPLDWPSDAAHLHLLQRVRDEAHRFAVQYHQTLRDDVSTVLDDVPGIGPKTRTSLLRRFGSVEGIRAASPADLQSVEGVGEKTAQTIAERL from the coding sequence ATGGACGGGGCCGAACTCAGGGATCGAGCAGCGACGCTGCCGCGCGAGCCGGGGGTCTACCAGTTCCTCGCCGACGGGACGACGCTGTACGTCGGGAAGGCCGTCGACCTCAGGAGCCGGGTACGATCCTACGCCGACCCCCGGAGCGAGCGGATCCGTCGAATGGTCCGGGGCGCCGAGGCGATCGACTTCGCGGTGACCGACACCGAGACCCAGGCGCTGTTGCTGGAGGCGAACCTGATAAAACGCCACCAGCCCCGCTACAACGTCCGGCTGAAGGACGACAAGTCCTACCCGCTGGTGCAGCTGACCGACCACGAGTTCCCCCGCATCGAGATCACGCGCGATCCCGATCCGGCCGCGACCGCCTTCGGCCCCTTCACGAACAAGGGGGTCGTCGAGGTCGTGGTGAAGGCCCTCCGGGAGGTCTACGGCGTGCGGGGCTGTTCGGACCACAAGTTCTCGGGCAGGAAACGCCCCTGTCTCGACCACGACATCGGGCTCTGTACCGCCCCCTGTACCGGCGAGATCGGGCGGGAGGCCTACGTCGAGGACGTCGAATCGGTGAAACGCTTCTTCGCCGGCGAGACGGGGGTACTGGCCGACCCCCTCAGGCGACGCATGGAGCGGGCGGCCCAGGAGCAGTCGTTCGAGCGGGCGGCGAGTCTCCGCGATCGGCTGGAGGCCGTCGAGGGCTTCCACGAGGGCCGCGGGGAGGCGATCAGCGACGCGACCGACGCGCGCCACGTCGACGTGCTCGGGGTCGCGACCGAGGGCGAGCGCGCGATCGTCGCCCGGCTGCAGGGCGAGGGCGGCCAGCTGGTCGACCGGGACCGCCACCACCTCTCGATCCCCGACGCCGAGGACGGCCACGCGGGCGTGCTCGCGGCGTTCATCGCCCAGTACTACGCCGAGCGCGACCTGCCCGAGGCGATCCTGCTGCCCGAGGACCCCGCCGACGCCGAGCTGCGGGGCTGGCTCGAAAGCGAGGGGGTCGACCTCCGGGTGCCCGGCGCGGGCCGGGAGGCCACCCTGGTCGATCTGGCGATCAAGAACGCGCGCCGGGGCGACTACAGCGACGACCCGGTCAGCGCGCTCGCCGAAGCGCTCTCGATGCCCCGCCCCGAGCGCATCGAGGGGTTCGACGTGAGCCACGCCCAGGGGAAGGCGGCCGTGGGCAGCGACGTGCTGTTCGTCGGCGGCGAAAGCGACACGTCGGGCTACCGCCGCAAGAAACTGGAGGAGCGAAACGACGACTACGCCAACATGCGCGCGCTCGTACGCTGGCGCGCGCTTCGGGCGGTCGAGGGACGGGACGACCGGCCCGATCCCGACCTCCTGCTGATCGACGGCGGGGAGGGCCAGCTCGACGCCGCCCGCGAGGCGATGCGCGAGGTCGGCTGGGACGTCCCCGCGGTCGGGCTCGCGAAGGCCGAGGAGCTGGTGATCACGCCCGAGGGACCGCTCGACTGGCCCTCCGACGCCGCGCACCTCCACCTCCTCCAGCGGGTGCGCGACGAGGCCCACCGCTTCGCAGTCCAGTACCACCAGACGCTTCGCGACGACGTCTCGACGGTTCTCGACGACGTGCCAGGGATCGGCCCCAAGACGAGGACGAGCCTGCTGCGGCGGTTCGGCAGCGTCGAGGGGATCCGCGCGGCCTCGCCGGCGGACCTACAGAGTGTCGAGGGCGTCGGCGAGAAGACGGCGCAGACGATAGCCGAACGCCTCTGA
- the ligA gene encoding NAD-dependent DNA ligase LigA, whose amino-acid sequence MSEQEENPYLRDPPEELTPVDELSESEAEREAELLREAIRHHDRRYYAENDPVIADRTYDRLFQRLVDVEESFGLQTVDSPTRRVGGEPLDELETVEHVAPMLSIQQSGEAEDVREFGERMNREVGGVEYTCEPKFDGVSIEVVYEDGEFERAVTRGDGREGDDVSANVRTIRSIPQRLRGEYPDFLAVRGEIYMPRDAFQEHNRERVERGDEPFANPRNATAGSIRQLDPSITAERPLDCFFYDVLAARSDTSGTGDADAASGVPDASQEFETHWEEVTTLPEYGLKTNERAELVDDVEGAIDYRDELVEERESLNYEIDGVVIKVNDKAACEELGATSRHYRWAFAYKFPARAGETRIGEVALQVGRTGRLTPVALLDPVDVGGVTVSRASLHNPAEIEEKEVNVGDVVRVERAGDVIPYVAEVVEKRSSGYYEFPGSCPVCDSAIERDGPIAFCTGGLACTAQLRRSVQYYASDSGLDIEGLGGERVDQLLEAGLVEESVADLYRLDREALVGLEGWGEKSAENLMRELEDSKSPPLFAFLSAIGIPHVGRATARELADAFGDLESLMEASREELEGVDEIGEVVAGEIREFFDSEENRRVLRELREAGVEPRSVKRESGDALEGLTFVFTGSLPDRTRSEAQELIEGLGGSVTGSVSGNTDYLIVGEEPGTSKREDADANDVTELDPEEFEELVGTDEDAETDEESNEREANGQESSDQRTLGDSFQ is encoded by the coding sequence ATGAGCGAGCAGGAGGAAAACCCCTACCTGAGGGACCCACCCGAGGAGCTCACCCCCGTCGACGAGCTCTCGGAGAGCGAGGCCGAGCGCGAGGCCGAGCTGTTGCGCGAGGCGATCCGCCACCACGACCGGCGCTACTACGCCGAGAACGACCCCGTCATCGCGGACCGCACGTACGACCGGCTCTTCCAGCGACTGGTCGACGTCGAGGAGAGCTTCGGGCTACAGACCGTAGACAGCCCCACCCGGCGGGTCGGCGGCGAGCCGCTGGACGAGCTCGAGACCGTCGAGCACGTCGCGCCGATGCTCTCGATCCAGCAGAGCGGCGAGGCCGAGGACGTCCGGGAGTTCGGCGAGCGCATGAACCGGGAGGTGGGAGGGGTCGAGTACACCTGCGAGCCGAAGTTCGACGGCGTCTCGATCGAGGTCGTCTACGAGGACGGCGAGTTCGAGCGCGCGGTGACCCGCGGCGACGGGCGGGAGGGCGACGACGTGAGCGCCAACGTCAGGACCATTCGATCGATCCCCCAGCGGCTTCGGGGTGAGTATCCGGACTTCCTCGCGGTCCGCGGCGAGATCTACATGCCCCGCGACGCGTTCCAGGAGCACAACCGCGAGCGCGTCGAGCGCGGCGACGAGCCGTTCGCGAACCCCCGAAACGCCACCGCGGGCAGCATCCGCCAGCTCGATCCCTCGATCACCGCCGAACGCCCATTGGACTGTTTCTTCTACGACGTCCTCGCGGCGCGAAGCGATACGAGCGGCACGGGAGACGCGGACGCGGCTTCCGGGGTTCCGGACGCCAGCCAGGAGTTCGAAACCCATTGGGAGGAGGTCACGACCCTGCCGGAGTACGGGCTGAAGACGAACGAGCGCGCCGAGCTCGTCGACGACGTCGAGGGGGCGATCGACTACCGCGACGAGCTGGTCGAGGAGCGCGAGTCGCTGAACTACGAGATCGACGGCGTCGTGATCAAGGTCAACGACAAGGCCGCCTGCGAGGAGCTCGGCGCGACCTCGCGACACTACCGCTGGGCGTTCGCTTACAAGTTCCCCGCGCGCGCCGGCGAGACCAGGATCGGCGAGGTCGCCCTCCAGGTCGGCCGGACGGGGCGGCTGACCCCCGTGGCGCTGCTCGATCCCGTCGACGTCGGCGGCGTCACCGTCTCGCGGGCGAGCCTCCACAACCCCGCGGAGATCGAGGAGAAGGAGGTCAACGTCGGTGACGTGGTCCGGGTCGAGCGCGCGGGCGACGTGATCCCCTACGTCGCCGAGGTGGTCGAGAAGCGCTCGTCGGGCTACTACGAGTTCCCCGGGAGCTGCCCGGTCTGTGACAGCGCGATCGAGCGCGACGGTCCGATCGCCTTCTGTACCGGCGGGCTCGCCTGCACGGCCCAGCTCCGTCGGTCGGTCCAGTACTACGCGAGCGACTCCGGCCTCGACATCGAGGGACTGGGCGGCGAGCGGGTCGACCAGTTGCTCGAGGCCGGCCTCGTCGAGGAGAGCGTCGCCGACCTCTACCGGCTGGATCGCGAGGCGCTCGTCGGGCTGGAGGGCTGGGGCGAGAAGAGCGCCGAGAACCTGATGAGGGAGCTCGAGGACTCGAAGTCGCCGCCACTCTTCGCCTTCCTCTCGGCGATCGGCATCCCCCACGTGGGTCGGGCGACCGCCCGCGAGCTCGCGGACGCGTTCGGCGACCTCGAGAGCCTGATGGAGGCGAGCCGGGAGGAGCTCGAGGGGGTCGACGAGATCGGCGAGGTGGTCGCCGGCGAGATCCGCGAGTTCTTCGACAGCGAGGAGAACAGACGGGTGCTCCGCGAGCTTCGCGAGGCCGGCGTCGAGCCCCGATCGGTCAAACGGGAGTCGGGCGACGCCCTCGAAGGACTGACGTTCGTCTTCACGGGCTCGCTGCCCGACCGGACCCGAAGCGAGGCCCAAGAGCTGATCGAGGGGCTCGGCGGATCGGTCACGGGAAGCGTCTCGGGCAACACCGACTACCTCATCGTCGGCGAGGAGCCGGGAACGAGCAAGCGCGAGGACGCCGACGCGAACGACGTGACCGAGCTCGACCCGGAGGAGTTCGAGGAGCTGGTTGGGACGGACGAGGACGCGGAAACGGACGAGGAGTCGAACGAACGAGAGGCGAACGGGCAAGAGTCATCGGACCAACGAACGCTCGGGGACTCGTTTCAGTAA
- a CDS encoding MarR family transcriptional regulator yields the protein MADTDDTGGSSVLRSKRDATRYQILVQIAERQPAVSQQEIADAIGITAQAVSDYLGGLVEEGYVEKGGRGRYEVSKEGVDWLISRTDELREFTTHVAEDVIGQVEVETALATGRIEEGRSVSLSMEEGVLRASPEASARGASAVAITGAEAGGDVGITDFEGVLDYELGEVTIVSLPTVVDGGSGVADPGTIAEYAADHDLVATAGTEAVAAASAADVGVDVRFGTPEAVREAATKGLDVLLLASDDRLAAHTERLREGTVGYQMVEAADR from the coding sequence ATGGCGGACACCGACGACACCGGCGGGTCGAGCGTCCTGCGCAGCAAGCGCGACGCCACCCGGTATCAGATCCTGGTCCAGATCGCCGAGCGCCAGCCCGCCGTCAGCCAGCAGGAGATCGCCGACGCCATCGGGATCACCGCCCAGGCGGTCAGCGACTACCTGGGGGGGTTGGTCGAGGAGGGCTACGTCGAGAAGGGCGGTCGCGGGCGCTACGAGGTGAGCAAGGAGGGCGTCGACTGGCTGATCTCGCGGACCGACGAACTCCGGGAGTTCACGACCCACGTCGCCGAGGACGTCATCGGACAGGTCGAGGTCGAGACCGCGCTCGCGACCGGGCGGATCGAGGAGGGACGGTCGGTCTCGCTCTCGATGGAGGAGGGCGTCCTCCGGGCGAGCCCCGAGGCGAGCGCGCGCGGCGCCAGCGCGGTCGCGATCACGGGCGCCGAGGCGGGCGGGGACGTCGGGATCACCGACTTCGAGGGCGTGCTCGACTACGAGCTCGGGGAGGTGACGATCGTCTCGCTCCCGACGGTGGTCGACGGGGGGAGCGGGGTCGCCGACCCCGGGACCATCGCCGAGTACGCCGCCGACCACGACCTGGTGGCGACCGCGGGCACCGAGGCGGTCGCGGCGGCCAGCGCGGCCGACGTCGGGGTCGACGTCCGCTTCGGGACGCCCGAAGCGGTTCGAGAAGCGGCGACGAAGGGGCTCGACGTGCTCCTGCTCGCCTCGGACGACCGGCTCGCGGCCCACACCGAGCGGCTGCGCGAGGGGACCGTCGGCTACCAGATGGTCGAGGCCGCGGATAGGTAG